A single genomic interval of Methanobrevibacter boviskoreani JH1 harbors:
- a CDS encoding zinc ribbon domain-containing protein, with amino-acid sequence MDLPPFPEKRPKGQIKHNKIDKSRIEGKLEFNHKINKFTIVKGDKKFGSFDTMTEAYLAKKILIENEWNPQSLKEFERIKESILHKDRKNKEPLKLGTYCPKCGNKVKENTVLCPFCGINIKEYKN; translated from the coding sequence ATGGATTTGCCTCCCTTTCCAGAAAAAAGACCAAAGGGACAGATAAAACATAATAAAATAGACAAATCCAGGATTGAAGGTAAATTAGAATTCAATCATAAAATAAATAAATTCACAATAGTTAAAGGAGATAAAAAATTCGGTTCTTTCGACACAATGACAGAGGCATATCTTGCAAAAAAGATTTTAATTGAGAATGAATGGAACCCCCAGTCATTAAAAGAATTTGAAAGGATTAAAGAATCCATATTACATAAAGATAGAAAGAACAAAGAACCATTGAAATTAGGAACCTACTGTCCAAAATGTGGTAATAAAGTTAAAGAGAATACCGTCCTATGCCCATTTTGTGGAATTAATATTAAAGAATATAAAAATTGA
- a CDS encoding amidohydrolase family protein, whose protein sequence is MLTIENGLVLKGSNLDPVYENILIDDGVIIEISKEVKEGRTIDASGCIVSPSFLNAHVHIGDSIIKDEGDGLSLSQMVKPPNGIKHKALENAEPEDIVQAMKSSMKDMLSSGTTHFIDYREGGVEGVKLLRKASCNLPINPIILGRDNSFYGEDPDMNLVKRQLHKLLKYGDGVGLSGFGEISAEVSELISSECAKHNKISSIHTAESINAQNKSIEKTGLSEIQRAVDSSLDQVVHCTNPVGDDIKHLKEFNTSVVLCPRANATLNVGIPPIDDVLCENIHPLIGSDNIMLNAPNIMRDLEFSLKLARAYYRKYFNPKFFFEMATTNIYKSKKTNPRLYDVVGKTVIEEGSSPQLTILRKLSKNPYLSIINRTETKNILYVMNKNTLVDYSNNQNYND, encoded by the coding sequence ATGTTAACAATAGAAAATGGATTGGTTTTAAAGGGTTCTAATCTTGATCCTGTTTATGAAAATATATTAATAGATGATGGAGTGATTATAGAAATCTCTAAAGAGGTTAAAGAAGGTAGGACAATAGACGCCTCTGGTTGTATTGTATCTCCTAGTTTTCTAAATGCCCATGTTCATATTGGTGATTCCATTATTAAAGATGAAGGTGATGGTTTAAGTTTAAGTCAGATGGTTAAACCTCCAAATGGTATTAAGCATAAGGCTTTGGAAAATGCAGAACCTGAGGATATTGTTCAGGCTATGAAATCATCTATGAAGGATATGCTTTCAAGTGGAACCACCCACTTTATTGATTATAGGGAAGGTGGAGTCGAAGGTGTGAAATTACTTCGAAAGGCTTCTTGCAATCTTCCAATAAATCCGATTATTTTGGGAAGGGATAATAGTTTCTATGGTGAAGATCCTGATATGAATCTTGTAAAAAGACAGTTACATAAACTCTTAAAATATGGTGACGGTGTAGGTTTAAGTGGTTTTGGTGAGATATCCGCTGAAGTTTCAGAGTTAATATCCTCGGAGTGTGCTAAACATAATAAGATATCCTCAATACATACTGCAGAGTCTATAAATGCTCAAAATAAATCGATTGAAAAAACAGGTTTAAGTGAGATTCAAAGGGCTGTGGATTCTTCTCTAGATCAGGTTGTTCATTGTACTAATCCTGTTGGTGATGATATTAAACATCTAAAAGAATTTAATACATCTGTGGTTTTATGTCCTAGGGCAAATGCCACATTGAATGTTGGGATACCTCCAATAGATGATGTCCTATGTGAGAATATTCATCCACTTATCGGGTCTGATAATATAATGTTGAATGCTCCAAATATAATGAGGGATTTGGAATTTTCACTAAAACTAGCAAGAGCATATTATAGGAAATATTTCAATCCAAAATTTTTCTTTGAAATGGCAACAACAAATATTTATAAATCTAAAAAGACTAATCCCCGTTTATATGATGTAGTAGGTAAAACTGTTATTGAGGAAGGTAGTTCTCCACAGTTAACAATTTTAAGGAAACTATCAAAAAACCCTTATTTAAGTATAATTAATAGGACTGAAACAAAAAATATATTATATGTAATGAATAAAAATACACTTGTAGATTATAGTAATAATCAAAATTATAATGATTAA
- a CDS encoding universal stress protein gives MYKKILLPTDGSKYSENAEQHALFLAEKSGAEIIALSVIENGFSIGLPSDDTIYEINQMLKEETKQNLKRVEEIRDEVDSSIKVTSLVKEGSPAAVILDVAEDEDVDLIVIGSSGKTGFDRFLMGSVASKVVKSAKCSVLVVN, from the coding sequence ATGTACAAAAAAATATTATTACCTACTGATGGTTCAAAATATTCTGAGAATGCAGAACAACATGCACTTTTCCTAGCTGAAAAATCAGGTGCTGAAATTATTGCATTAAGTGTAATTGAAAATGGTTTTTCAATAGGTCTTCCATCAGATGATACTATTTATGAAATAAATCAAATGCTCAAAGAAGAAACTAAACAAAATCTTAAAAGAGTTGAAGAGATTAGAGATGAAGTTGATAGTAGTATTAAAGTAACTAGTTTAGTTAAAGAGGGATCTCCTGCTGCAGTAATTTTAGATGTTGCTGAAGATGAAGATGTTGATTTAATTGTTATAGGTAGTTCAGGTAAAACTGGATTTGATAGATTTTTAATGGGTAGTGTAGCATCTAAAGTTGTTAAATCAGCTAAATGCTCAGTACTTGTTGTAAATTAA
- a CDS encoding CBS domain-containing protein, producing the protein MLIKRIVSKNVVSVSVPGNRHKALELMKKEDVSVVPVTKGDTKKVIGILTRSDLINNPDEEQIALLMSRKLVTAKPNEEVSVVAKRMLDNNVRRVPVVNDDDELVGIITSYDLVTSALAKLDVSIPVEDFMITNVPTTWDEAPLNVAFESMKFFGLKSILALNSNCKLTGILTETDFIAESEIISERTEHSSTVGTEGDKWSWDSTSILYIEKNHLKFTNKLVKDVATSNVATANSKTKVSDCAKKMKELNIEQIPVTDVDGEILGLVRASDLMKALIDAE; encoded by the coding sequence ATGTTAATAAAAAGAATAGTGTCTAAAAACGTTGTAAGCGTTTCTGTTCCAGGTAATAGACATAAAGCTTTAGAATTAATGAAAAAAGAAGATGTTTCTGTTGTACCTGTAACTAAAGGAGATACTAAAAAAGTTATTGGAATATTAACTCGTTCTGATTTAATTAATAATCCTGACGAGGAACAAATTGCTCTTTTAATGAGTAGAAAATTGGTAACTGCAAAACCAAATGAGGAAGTAAGTGTAGTTGCTAAGAGAATGTTAGATAATAATGTTAGAAGAGTTCCTGTTGTAAATGATGATGATGAACTCGTAGGTATTATAACAAGCTATGATCTTGTAACCTCAGCACTTGCAAAATTGGATGTTTCAATTCCAGTTGAAGATTTCATGATTACTAATGTTCCAACTACTTGGGATGAGGCACCATTAAATGTGGCTTTTGAATCAATGAAATTCTTTGGTTTAAAATCTATTTTAGCTTTAAACAGTAATTGTAAATTAACTGGTATATTGACCGAGACAGACTTTATTGCAGAAAGTGAAATTATCTCTGAAAGAACTGAGCATAGTTCTACAGTAGGTACTGAAGGAGATAAATGGTCATGGGATAGTACCTCAATATTATACATTGAGAAAAACCATCTTAAATTTACAAATAAACTTGTAAAAGATGTTGCAACCTCAAATGTTGCAACTGCAAATTCAAAAACAAAAGTATCTGATTGTGCTAAAAAAATGAAAGAATTAAACATTGAACAGATTCCTGTTACTGATGTTGATGGTGAAATCTTAGGTCTTGTTCGTGCTAGTGACTTAATGAAAGCACTTATTGATGCAGAATAG